One genomic window of Longimicrobium sp. includes the following:
- a CDS encoding class I SAM-dependent methyltransferase yields MWEEVPECGACGSDRWRAAGEVCGKRFARCGQCGIVRLYDRVAASQLHRLYAGYYPGEDPSPEELRSQLANPTFAHRRIRLEAAALPSRRIFEVGCGDGHFLAYLRGHGWQVHGSEYDPDTVSLVRRRHGIELFAGDVVGGTPAGAPFDVIAAYHVLEHVYRPAEWLRALRRMIAPGGIIHLQVPNHGSLTRRLTGAAWASVMFPQHVYFYSPRTLSALLRREGFVPLSTTTWDPWHGPGAVAGSLVNVVRRGTGRGLPWSDALGVGDRVEASAAVEATASRRPRLVRRVVDGVAARVARAEARAGAGAVVDVIARVGSTRAG; encoded by the coding sequence ATGTGGGAAGAGGTCCCCGAGTGCGGCGCCTGCGGATCGGACCGCTGGCGGGCCGCGGGCGAGGTGTGCGGAAAGCGTTTCGCCCGCTGCGGTCAGTGCGGCATCGTGCGGCTGTACGACCGCGTGGCGGCGAGCCAGCTGCACCGGCTGTACGCGGGGTACTATCCGGGCGAGGACCCGTCGCCCGAGGAACTGCGGAGCCAACTCGCGAATCCCACCTTCGCGCACCGCCGCATTCGGCTGGAGGCAGCGGCGCTCCCGTCGCGCCGCATCTTCGAGGTGGGGTGCGGCGACGGCCACTTCCTGGCGTACCTGCGCGGACATGGATGGCAGGTGCACGGCTCGGAGTACGATCCCGACACGGTGTCGCTGGTCCGCCGGCGCCACGGCATCGAGCTCTTTGCGGGCGACGTGGTGGGCGGGACCCCGGCGGGCGCCCCGTTCGACGTGATCGCGGCGTATCACGTTCTGGAGCACGTGTACCGCCCCGCCGAGTGGCTCCGCGCGTTGAGGCGGATGATCGCTCCGGGAGGCATCATCCACCTGCAGGTGCCCAACCACGGCTCGCTCACCCGCAGGCTGACCGGCGCCGCGTGGGCGTCGGTGATGTTTCCGCAGCACGTGTACTTCTACTCGCCGCGGACGCTTTCTGCGCTGCTGCGGCGTGAGGGATTCGTGCCGCTGTCGACGACCACGTGGGACCCGTGGCACGGGCCGGGAGCCGTCGCGGGCTCGCTCGTGAACGTCGTCCGGCGGGGCACGGGGCGCGGGCTGCCGTGGTCGGACGCGCTGGGAGTGGGGGATCGGGTGGAGGCATCCGCCGCCGTGGAGGCGACGGCGTCGCGTCGTCCACGGCTCGTGCGGCGGGTGGTGGACGGGGTGGCCGCGCGGGTTGCGCGCGCGGAGGCGCGTGCGGGCGCGGGGGCAGTCGTGGACGTGATCGCACGCGTGGGCTCAACGCGCGCGGGGTAG